From the genome of Psychrilyobacter atlanticus DSM 19335, one region includes:
- a CDS encoding IS3 family transposase (programmed frameshift), whose translation MSKKIFSDIEVTKLSKNKNISKVSNKAITYTFEFKKKFIEEYKMGKPPRIIFEEAGFDVDILGMKRVETSSKRWRRAFKDNGELGLMDSRKTSSGRPLKRELTDLEKIKRLEAQIEYLKIENEFLKKLDENRKGGCLNKTEIFEAIKLIVKRYKLKSKIKFLCFQAGVSRSGFYNYINSEKNRNNKEAKDLNSKRLILKAFNRRGFKKGARSIRMILENEFDTIFNLKKIRRIMKKYEIICPHRKPNPYKNIAKATKEHSTVPNILKREFKQEVPKKVLLTDISYLTYGIGKRAYLSTIKDGSTNEVLAHEVSHSLSIDIALNTVKRLVKRKFKLHPECIIHSDQGFHYTNPKFQRLVKSKKIIQSMSRKGNCWDNAPMESFFGHMKDEINLKPLKTLDDVKKEVSKYMNYYNNHRYQWNLKKMTPVQYRNHLLTVS comes from the exons ATGTCTAAAAAAATATTTTCAGATATAGAAGTTACTAAATTATCTAAAAATAAAAATATTTCTAAAGTTTCAAATAAAGCTATTACATATACTTTTGAATTTAAAAAGAAATTTATTGAGGAATATAAAATGGGAAAGCCTCCGCGTATAATTTTTGAGGAAGCTGGCTTTGATGTGGATATTTTAGGTATGAAAAGAGTTGAAACTTCCTCTAAACGTTGGAGGAGAGCTTTTAAAGATAATGGTGAACTGGGTTTAATGGATTCCAGGAAAACATCTTCTGGAAGACCTCTGAAAAGAGAGTTAACAGATTTAGAAAAAATTAAACGTTTAGAAGCACAGATTGAATATTTAAAAATAGAGAATGAATTTTTAAAAAAGTTAGACGAGA ATCGAAAGGGGGGATGCTTAAATAAAACTGAGATTTTTGAAGCTATTAAATTAATAGTTAAAAGATATAAGTTGAAATCAAAAATTAAATTTCTATGTTTTCAAGCGGGGGTTTCCAGGTCTGGTTTTTACAACTATATTAATTCAGAAAAAAATAGAAATAATAAAGAAGCTAAAGATTTAAACTCCAAAAGATTAATTCTAAAAGCTTTTAATAGAAGAGGTTTTAAGAAGGGCGCCCGAAGTATCAGGATGATTTTAGAGAATGAATTTGATACTATTTTTAATTTGAAAAAAATAAGAAGAATTATGAAAAAATACGAAATAATATGTCCTCACAGAAAACCGAACCCCTATAAAAACATAGCTAAAGCAACTAAGGAACATTCGACTGTCCCTAATATATTGAAAAGAGAATTTAAACAAGAAGTTCCTAAAAAAGTTCTCCTAACTGATATCAGCTATCTAACTTATGGAATTGGAAAAAGAGCTTATCTTTCAACAATAAAAGATGGTAGTACTAATGAAGTATTAGCTCATGAGGTGTCTCATAGTCTTAGTATTGATATTGCTTTAAACACGGTTAAGCGCTTAGTTAAAAGAAAGTTTAAACTCCATCCAGAGTGCATTATTCATTCGGATCAAGGCTTTCACTATACTAATCCTAAGTTTCAAAGATTAGTGAAATCAAAGAAAATTATCCAATCAATGTCGCGAAAAGGTAACTGTTGGGATAATGCTCCTATGGAGTCATTCTTTGGACATATGAAAGATGAAATAAATTTAAAGCCCTTAAAAACATTAGATGATGTAAAGAAAGAAGTATCTAAATATATGAATTATTACAATAACCATAGGTATCAATGGAACTTAAAAAAGATGACTCCTGTGCAATACAGAAATCATCTTTTAACAGTATCTTAA
- a CDS encoding undecaprenyl-diphosphatase codes for MVKNLNQWLFLSINNLAGKSDVLDRLGVFLGEKGPYIFIALIVYIYFKKQNKKEAIYATITVILAILLNHFVELFYYHPRPFADGLGLVLKEHIADSSFPSDHTTFMLALSWSLIMFKKTKKMGKNMLVLGILLGLCRVFEGVHYPFDILGATVMGYFSAVIIYRLKGAFEPLINLILKTDDKIFRRA; via the coding sequence ATGGTGAAAAATTTAAATCAATGGTTATTTTTATCGATCAACAATTTGGCCGGTAAAAGTGATGTTTTAGACCGATTAGGTGTCTTCTTAGGAGAGAAAGGACCTTATATATTTATTGCATTGATAGTTTATATCTATTTTAAAAAGCAGAATAAAAAAGAAGCTATCTATGCTACGATTACTGTTATCTTAGCTATATTGCTCAATCATTTTGTAGAGTTGTTTTATTATCATCCCAGACCATTTGCCGATGGATTAGGATTAGTTCTGAAAGAACATATAGCAGACAGTTCTTTCCCTTCAGATCATACGACTTTTATGCTGGCTTTATCTTGGTCACTAATTATGTTTAAAAAGACTAAAAAAATGGGGAAAAATATGCTGGTATTGGGGATTTTATTGGGGCTTTGTAGAGTTTTTGAAGGGGTCCATTATCCATTTGATATATTAGGAGCTACAGTTATGGGGTATTTCAGTGCCGTTATAATTTATAGATTAAAGGGAGCGTTTGAGCCTTTAATAAATTTAATTTTAAAAACAGATGATAAAATTTTTAGAAGAGCCTAA
- a CDS encoding helix-turn-helix transcriptional regulator: MNYTPILKEIINYVENNIYRPITLDEISANFFISKFHFHRIFKVYTGISFGQYISKRRLQYIGDDILNKRTEEIWKIALKYSYTHPQILNRTFKKYYSITPTQYREINLRKVIQDRLIILEKETISLNGKIRIDLSLEYFKKTKVYGITYSIDLTKTPLSEEDLVTFTKINSQNFIATPQLKKFYYVSIKRTKDIYNFGFFTDKKLDFKEHFTIPSGLYALLHYSGDRLYNSLDVVMNDIQSIFDKEHLTPNKNTLEVVQQFFIDNPSHYSIMIPVEVSK; the protein is encoded by the coding sequence ATGAATTATACACCTATATTAAAGGAGATAATCAACTATGTTGAAAATAATATCTATAGGCCTATCACTTTAGATGAAATTTCAGCTAATTTTTTCATCTCAAAATTTCATTTCCATAGAATATTTAAAGTTTATACCGGTATCTCATTTGGGCAGTATATAAGTAAACGAAGACTCCAATATATTGGCGATGATATATTAAACAAAAGAACTGAGGAAATCTGGAAAATCGCTCTTAAATATTCCTATACCCATCCACAAATTTTGAACAGAACCTTTAAAAAATATTACAGTATTACTCCTACACAGTATAGGGAGATCAACCTCCGAAAGGTCATCCAGGACAGGCTGATCATTTTAGAAAAGGAAACTATTTCCCTAAATGGAAAGATTAGAATTGATCTTTCCCTAGAGTATTTCAAGAAAACAAAGGTCTATGGAATCACCTATTCTATAGACCTGACTAAAACACCCCTTAGTGAAGAGGATCTTGTGACATTTACCAAGATAAATTCACAGAACTTTATTGCTACACCCCAGCTAAAAAAATTCTACTATGTTTCTATCAAAAGAACTAAAGATATCTATAATTTTGGCTTTTTCACCGACAAAAAACTTGATTTCAAAGAGCATTTTACTATCCCTTCAGGACTATATGCTCTTCTGCACTATTCCGGTGATCGATTGTATAACTCCTTAGATGTAGTAATGAATGATATACAGAGTATCTTTGATAAGGAACACCTCACACCTAATAAGAATACCCTTGAGGTTGTTCAACAGTTTTTCATTGATAATCCATCTCATTATTCCATCATGATCCCTGTAGAGGTCAGTAAATAA
- a CDS encoding serine dehydratase subunit alpha family protein, whose amino-acid sequence MDVKKIVKILSEEIVPAEGCTEPIAIAYVGAKAVEILGKTPTKLDIYVSGNMIKNVKSVNVPNGGGMVGIEVSAVMGAIAGNADAELMVISSVTPEQLEDVKEFIENKEINIIHEKTDVKLYARVIAYNGDESASVEIKHLHTNITKIEKNGETLINRACNDTNFVSTEEDRSILTIEGIYNFAKTVELSEIEDVFKMVVDYNSAIAKEGLSEKYGVNMGSMIRENMEKGIYGDDQKNRSASLAAAGSDARMAGCPLPVMTTSGSGNQGMTASLPIIQYCNDNDLSYEQMIRGLAFSHLACIHIKTNVGRLSAYCGAICASAAVSGALAFVMEESLEVVADSITNTLGNVSGMICDGAKASCAMKIASGVYAAFDSLHLSKAKKVLSNGEGIVGKDIEKTIKNIGILSQIGMNGTDETILGIMTNKY is encoded by the coding sequence ATGGACGTTAAAAAAATTGTAAAAATATTAAGTGAAGAAATAGTACCAGCAGAGGGGTGTACTGAACCCATTGCTATAGCCTATGTAGGGGCAAAAGCTGTAGAAATTCTGGGAAAAACTCCAACTAAATTAGATATATATGTTTCTGGAAATATGATAAAAAATGTTAAAAGTGTAAATGTTCCAAATGGTGGAGGAATGGTAGGGATAGAGGTTTCTGCTGTTATGGGAGCTATTGCTGGAAATGCAGATGCAGAATTAATGGTTATCAGCAGTGTTACGCCAGAACAATTAGAGGACGTGAAGGAGTTTATTGAAAATAAAGAGATAAATATAATTCATGAAAAAACAGATGTAAAGTTATATGCAAGAGTTATTGCTTATAATGGGGACGAATCTGCAAGTGTTGAGATAAAACATCTACATACTAATATTACAAAAATAGAAAAAAATGGAGAAACTTTGATAAATAGAGCTTGTAACGATACAAATTTTGTTTCAACTGAGGAAGACAGATCTATCCTTACAATTGAAGGGATCTATAATTTTGCTAAGACGGTAGAATTATCTGAGATAGAAGATGTTTTTAAGATGGTGGTAGATTATAACTCTGCAATAGCGAAAGAGGGATTAAGTGAAAAATATGGTGTAAATATGGGATCGATGATTCGTGAAAATATGGAAAAAGGTATATATGGAGATGACCAAAAAAATAGAAGTGCTAGTTTAGCAGCAGCAGGATCAGACGCAAGGATGGCAGGATGTCCATTACCAGTAATGACTACCAGTGGAAGTGGAAACCAGGGAATGACGGCTTCATTACCAATAATTCAATATTGCAATGATAATGATTTGAGTTATGAGCAAATGATCAGAGGATTAGCTTTTTCTCACTTAGCTTGTATTCATATCAAAACAAATGTAGGTAGATTATCAGCTTATTGTGGGGCTATATGTGCATCAGCAGCTGTTAGTGGAGCTCTAGCTTTCGTAATGGAAGAAAGTTTAGAAGTTGTAGCTGATTCAATAACTAATACTTTAGGAAATGTTTCAGGGATGATTTGTGATGGAGCCAAGGCATCTTGTGCTATGAAAATAGCCAGTGGAGTTTATGCAGCATTTGATTCACTACACCTTTCAAAAGCTAAAAAAGTATTATCTAATGGAGAGGGAATAGTAGGTAAAGATATAGAAAAAACTATAAAAAATATCGGTATCTTATCTCAAATAGGGATGAATGGAACGGATGAAACTATCTTAGGAATAATGACAAATAAATACTAA
- a CDS encoding thioredoxin family protein — protein MNLDKITKTIKGEEIVILYVKSRSCSVCIELLPKVEEVAVSEKIEFIDIYIEDNREVGTKYNVFTAPTVIMFAMGKEVYREGRFLRISELKDKIYKYKEFLL, from the coding sequence ATGAATTTAGATAAGATCACTAAAACTATAAAAGGTGAAGAAATTGTTATCTTGTATGTAAAGAGCAGGAGCTGCAGCGTCTGTATTGAACTTCTACCAAAGGTCGAGGAAGTTGCAGTGTCAGAAAAAATCGAATTTATAGATATCTACATAGAGGATAATAGAGAGGTCGGAACCAAATATAATGTATTTACTGCTCCTACAGTCATTATGTTTGCTATGGGAAAGGAAGTATATAGGGAAGGTCGATTTTTAAGAATTTCAGAATTAAAAGATAAAATTTATAAATATAAAGAGTTTTTATTATAA
- a CDS encoding HD domain-containing protein, translating to MGRIKQGLNYLFAKPKTEKIEEVKLFLTKEEYKIFIDMDNYDKVHSIGVYEKVKKDNILNRDEKYLKLALLHDCGKERVCLLTRVKKVLVGDKQLDMHPKSGYKKIKEIDLELANLILNHHGLDGDRKLKRFQEIDDES from the coding sequence ATGGGTAGAATAAAACAAGGACTAAATTATTTGTTTGCAAAACCTAAGACTGAAAAGATAGAAGAAGTAAAATTATTCTTAACGAAGGAAGAATATAAGATTTTTATAGATATGGATAACTATGATAAAGTACATAGTATAGGTGTCTATGAGAAGGTGAAGAAAGACAATATACTGAATAGAGATGAAAAATATTTAAAATTAGCCCTTCTGCATGATTGCGGTAAGGAAAGAGTTTGCCTCTTGACTAGGGTAAAAAAAGTCTTAGTAGGAGATAAACAATTAGATATGCATCCTAAATCAGGATATAAAAAAATAAAAGAGATAGATTTGGAATTGGCTAATTTAATTTTAAATCACCATGGTCTAGATGGGGATAGGAAATTGAAGAGATTCCAGGAGATAGATGATGAAAGTTAA
- a CDS encoding pseudouridylate synthase — protein MNFRSLEKTTKFGYLFYISYRGTKFHSFDENKDENSTKKTVKGEFIKILGELGITWAKGVQQGGRTDGQVSAKENILYINSNNKIDKTLLKDKFNKKINEMKIVKIEKTLPNLALPEMIKGRVYRYNYPTNKISSTKEEILTRCNELTGTYDVSAFTDRKGQKLKGKIRSVEISYDNESLVFSGNSFMPKQVRIMSGYILTGEKKILSGKYLTLEKMILSKELEEIIIEEVHDISEDNILKIEKIKDIYIFYVAKNKKGEVIGKNATNIKNLRKKYGKIIIKTI, from the coding sequence GTGAATTTTAGGAGTTTAGAAAAAACAACAAAATTTGGATATTTATTTTATATCTCATACAGGGGAACAAAATTTCATTCTTTTGATGAAAATAAAGATGAAAATTCTACGAAGAAAACTGTAAAAGGTGAATTTATAAAGATATTAGGAGAACTTGGAATTACATGGGCTAAGGGAGTTCAGCAAGGTGGAAGAACTGATGGTCAGGTAAGTGCTAAGGAAAATATATTGTATATAAATTCAAACAATAAGATAGATAAGACCTTATTAAAGGATAAATTCAATAAAAAAATAAACGAGATGAAGATCGTAAAGATAGAAAAAACACTGCCTAACTTGGCTCTACCAGAGATGATAAAGGGAAGGGTTTACAGGTATAACTACCCGACAAATAAGATAAGCTCTACTAAAGAAGAGATCTTAACAAGGTGTAATGAACTTACGGGAACCTATGATGTAAGCGCGTTTACCGATAGAAAGGGTCAGAAATTAAAGGGAAAAATAAGAAGTGTAGAGATATCATACGACAATGAAAGTTTGGTATTTTCAGGGAACTCATTTATGCCAAAACAGGTAAGGATCATGTCGGGGTATATATTAACCGGTGAGAAAAAAATTCTATCAGGAAAATATTTGACTTTGGAAAAGATGATTTTATCCAAGGAGTTAGAGGAGATAATAATAGAGGAAGTTCACGATATCTCTGAAGATAATATTTTAAAAATAGAAAAAATTAAAGATATCTATATTTTCTATGTGGCTAAAAACAAAAAAGGTGAAGTTATTGGGAAAAATGCCACTAATATCAAAAATTTAAGAAAAAAATATGGAAAGATAATAATAAAGACAATCTAA
- a CDS encoding MurR/RpiR family transcriptional regulator, whose protein sequence is MSITLRIKNEIKNLSKTEIKVANYILDNLEEVKTITSSDLAKKIGVGQSTIIKFIKKIDIKGFTEFKISLGEELAKASSTPSYLYGDITLNDSMEDIAKKLSYNSINAISETLDNLNFHQLDIAIDYLHKARKIVILGVGASSLVAKDFFYKLSKIGKMAFHDFDPHVQLTHTTTLNKDDLVVAISHGGESKEVILGVEKAKEHGATTISITNIGNNPVSDNSDINLYSIAYEDLFRSSAISSRMAQLSLIDILFIGIVQKEYQNSTASIKESRDLISKLKKV, encoded by the coding sequence GTGTCTATAACACTACGAATAAAAAACGAAATAAAAAATTTATCTAAAACTGAGATAAAAGTAGCTAACTATATATTGGATAATTTAGAAGAAGTTAAAACTATAACATCCTCTGATCTGGCTAAAAAAATAGGCGTAGGTCAATCCACTATCATAAAATTTATAAAAAAAATAGATATCAAAGGATTTACAGAATTCAAAATAAGTCTTGGTGAGGAACTAGCGAAAGCCTCATCTACACCGTCATACTTGTATGGAGATATCACCTTAAACGACTCCATGGAAGATATAGCAAAAAAACTTTCCTATAACAGCATAAATGCTATCAGTGAAACTTTGGATAATCTGAATTTTCACCAGTTAGATATAGCTATTGACTATCTACATAAGGCAAGAAAGATAGTGATATTAGGTGTAGGAGCATCTTCCCTAGTTGCAAAAGATTTTTTCTACAAATTAAGTAAGATCGGAAAGATGGCATTTCATGATTTTGATCCCCATGTACAGTTGACTCACACCACTACTTTAAATAAAGATGATTTAGTGGTAGCAATCTCCCATGGAGGAGAAAGTAAGGAGGTTATATTAGGGGTAGAAAAAGCAAAGGAACATGGCGCTACTACTATTTCTATTACAAATATCGGAAACAATCCTGTAAGCGATAATAGTGATATAAATCTTTATTCTATTGCCTATGAAGATCTTTTCAGATCTTCGGCTATCTCATCCCGAATGGCACAATTATCCCTTATAGATATACTCTTTATCGGTATCGTTCAAAAAGAATATCAAAACTCAACAGCATCTATAAAGGAAAGCAGGGATCTTATAAGCAAATTAAAAAAAGTATAA
- a CDS encoding TIGR03960 family B12-binding radical SAM protein, whose amino-acid sequence MIDIEKYLLSVEKPVQYMGNEVNSVHKKDYKANMCLFFPDIYEVGMSNLGIRILYDILNKVDGFSLERGFSPQEDMEAVMRENNIPMFSLESKIPLKEFDVVGFSLSYEMSYTNVLNAMDLAGIPLRAEDRTEEDPLIMAGGTCTVNPAPMSKFVDYFVIGDGEDVMPEIAEIFVANSDKTKAEKLELIKDIDGVYIPKLHKCKKIKKAIVHDLDNTEFYTDQIVPFVKIVHDRVSVEIQRGCTRGCRFCQAGYTYRPVRERTLGKNMALIEKTLKSTGYNEVSLSSLSSSDYSKISPLLSNLQKKHGDSNLSIGLPSLRMNPYSVEVAEQIQSGKKTGFTFAPEAGTQRMRDIINKGVTEEDILETAISAVKAGWGTLKFYFMIGLPFETDEDLKGIHELVMKVVRACKPFTKKLNITVSVSNFVPKPHTPFQWAEQMNIEEMERKHQLLKDIFYRARHTTLKMHFREKSYLEGFLSRGDEKISDLLENVWKKGAKLEDHGRNFQFSRWKEAIEELNLDEKDYLGEKSTDVELPWHMVDIGVSDKFYISELNKAKEIALTPDCRDNCLGCGMKGRVKECGELISDNLKKK is encoded by the coding sequence ATGATTGATATAGAAAAATATCTACTCTCAGTAGAGAAACCAGTACAATATATGGGAAATGAGGTAAACAGTGTCCATAAGAAAGATTATAAAGCAAACATGTGTTTATTTTTTCCTGATATCTATGAAGTAGGGATGTCCAACTTAGGTATAAGAATATTATATGATATTTTAAATAAAGTTGATGGATTTTCATTGGAGAGAGGTTTTTCTCCTCAAGAGGATATGGAAGCTGTCATGAGAGAAAATAATATACCAATGTTTTCACTAGAGAGCAAGATTCCTTTAAAAGAATTTGATGTGGTAGGATTCTCACTTTCTTATGAAATGAGTTATACCAATGTATTGAATGCAATGGATTTAGCAGGAATTCCACTGAGAGCAGAAGATAGAACAGAAGAGGATCCACTTATTATGGCAGGGGGAACTTGTACAGTGAATCCCGCTCCTATGAGCAAATTTGTAGATTATTTTGTAATTGGCGATGGGGAAGATGTTATGCCGGAAATAGCTGAGATATTTGTGGCAAACAGTGACAAAACTAAGGCAGAAAAATTAGAATTGATAAAAGATATAGATGGAGTGTATATTCCAAAACTGCATAAGTGTAAAAAAATAAAAAAGGCTATAGTTCATGATTTAGATAATACAGAATTTTATACTGACCAAATAGTTCCTTTTGTTAAGATAGTTCATGACAGGGTATCTGTAGAGATTCAAAGAGGATGTACTAGAGGGTGCAGATTCTGTCAAGCTGGATACACATATAGACCTGTAAGGGAGAGAACTTTAGGGAAAAATATGGCCCTTATAGAAAAAACACTTAAGTCTACTGGATATAATGAAGTGTCATTATCTTCATTATCAAGTAGTGACTACAGTAAGATAAGTCCTTTACTATCAAACTTACAGAAGAAACATGGTGATAGTAACTTGAGTATAGGGCTTCCTTCTCTAAGGATGAATCCTTATTCTGTAGAGGTTGCAGAACAGATTCAGAGTGGTAAAAAAACTGGATTCACATTCGCACCAGAAGCAGGGACTCAAAGGATGAGAGACATTATTAATAAGGGTGTCACAGAAGAAGATATTTTAGAAACAGCAATTTCAGCTGTAAAAGCCGGATGGGGGACATTAAAGTTTTACTTTATGATAGGCCTGCCTTTTGAAACTGATGAAGATTTAAAAGGGATACATGAGTTAGTGATGAAGGTTGTAAGAGCGTGTAAACCATTTACAAAAAAATTAAATATAACAGTTAGTGTATCTAATTTTGTGCCGAAACCTCATACTCCATTCCAATGGGCTGAACAAATGAATATAGAGGAGATGGAGAGAAAGCATCAACTCCTAAAAGATATTTTTTATAGAGCAAGACACACGACTCTTAAGATGCATTTTAGAGAAAAATCATATTTAGAGGGATTCCTATCTCGTGGAGATGAAAAGATAAGTGATCTATTAGAGAATGTATGGAAAAAAGGTGCCAAATTGGAAGACCATGGTAGAAACTTTCAATTTTCTAGATGGAAGGAAGCTATAGAGGAATTGAACCTGGATGAGAAAGATTATCTAGGAGAAAAATCAACAGATGTAGAGCTGCCTTGGCATATGGTAGATATCGGTGTATCGGATAAATTTTATATAAGTGAATTAAATAAAGCCAAAGAGATAGCTCTTACTCCAGACTGCAGGGATAACTGTTTAGGTTGTGGAATGAAGGGAAGAGTTAAAGAATGTGGAGAGTTAATCTCTGACAATTTAAAGAAAAAATAA
- a CDS encoding thymidine kinase, whose amino-acid sequence MQFIVTEGMGWLEVVTGSMFSGKSEELIKRLRRSKYARQKVVAFKHASDVRYDDEKLASHSQSFIEGVPVASVEEMKKIFFEKYSDAQVIGIDEVQFFGSSVVKFCEDLADMGKRVIVAGLDKDFKGEPFKPMDELLARAEYVDKFQAICAVCGNPATVSQRLIDGEPAYYDDPIVLVGATESYEPRCRKCHRIKYKNENIGNIYFIVGTGTEIGKTHVTLKLIEEDLKNKKNVMALKPIETGSEIFGENLEGSDTKKYADLLGKGIEEINTYFFKKPMSPHIAANLDGKQIFIDKLKKRIDEEIQTSEILYVEGAGGLLVPYKDRYTYLDLLVDYRKKSEVIVVAANSLGTINHTLLTIETLKRNDIMIKGIIFNNKDNDTDEILLKDNVETIEKLSGIKVLKNMGYDGGTGEF is encoded by the coding sequence TTGCAATTTATAGTAACAGAAGGAATGGGATGGTTAGAAGTTGTAACTGGAAGTATGTTTTCAGGTAAAAGTGAAGAATTGATAAAAAGGTTGAGAAGATCAAAGTATGCACGTCAAAAAGTAGTAGCTTTTAAACATGCAAGTGATGTGAGATATGATGATGAAAAATTAGCATCACATAGTCAGTCTTTTATAGAGGGAGTACCAGTTGCTAGTGTTGAAGAGATGAAGAAAATATTCTTTGAAAAATATAGTGATGCCCAGGTAATTGGAATAGATGAAGTGCAGTTTTTTGGCAGTTCAGTTGTTAAATTTTGTGAGGATTTGGCTGACATGGGAAAGAGAGTTATTGTAGCCGGTTTAGATAAAGATTTTAAAGGTGAACCTTTTAAACCTATGGATGAGCTTTTAGCTAGAGCTGAATATGTAGATAAATTTCAGGCTATTTGTGCTGTATGTGGGAATCCTGCCACAGTATCTCAAAGGTTGATAGACGGGGAACCTGCTTATTACGATGATCCCATTGTATTGGTTGGGGCTACAGAATCATATGAGCCTAGATGTAGAAAGTGTCATAGAATAAAATATAAAAATGAGAATATAGGAAATATTTATTTCATAGTTGGAACTGGAACTGAGATAGGGAAAACTCACGTTACTCTAAAATTGATAGAGGAAGATCTTAAAAATAAAAAAAATGTTATGGCATTGAAACCTATAGAGACAGGGTCGGAAATTTTTGGTGAAAATTTGGAAGGGTCAGATACCAAAAAATATGCAGATCTTTTGGGTAAAGGTATAGAAGAGATAAATACATATTTCTTTAAAAAACCTATGTCTCCTCATATTGCAGCAAACCTGGATGGAAAGCAAATATTTATCGATAAGTTAAAGAAAAGGATAGATGAAGAAATTCAAACCAGTGAAATTTTGTATGTTGAGGGTGCAGGAGGTTTGTTAGTTCCTTATAAAGACAGATATACATATTTAGACCTTTTGGTGGATTACAGAAAAAAATCAGAGGTTATAGTAGTAGCAGCTAATTCTTTGGGGACAATCAACCATACTTTATTAACTATAGAAACATTGAAAAGAAATGATATTATGATAAAGGGGATTATCTTTAATAATAAAGATAATGATACCGATGAAATTTTATTGAAGGATAATGTAGAAACGATAGAAAAGTTAAGCGGAATAAAGGTTTTAAAAAACATGGGATATGACGGAGGCACAGGTGAATTTTAG